From one Trifolium pratense cultivar HEN17-A07 linkage group LG1, ARS_RC_1.1, whole genome shotgun sequence genomic stretch:
- the LOC123922591 gene encoding spermine synthase-like, with amino-acid sequence MNDSSEKCCGLKVGTERNMTCDDKEKEIPSCCLKAKVSAPEHEGKCHSTVVSGWFSQSQSSSGKVVYFNNPMWPGEAHSIKVEKILYKEKSEFQEVLVFESLTYGKVLVLDGIVQLTEKDECAYQEMITHLPLCSIQSPKTVLVVGGGDGGVLREVCRHSSVTHVDICEIDKMVIDVSKKYFPELAVGFEDPRVHLHVGDAVEFLKCTSEGKYDAIIVDSSDPVGPAQELVEKPFFVTLAKALRPGGVLCNMAESMWLHTHLIQDMISICQQTFASVRYAWTSVPTYPSGLIGFILCSKEGPQVDFVNPINPIEKVEGTAKNIRELRFYNSEMHKAAFALPAFLKREVKLLRDTASVSHCNNNGC; translated from the exons ATGAACGATTCATCGGAAAAGTGTTGCGGACTTAAGGTCGGAACAGAAAGAAACATGACTTGTGATGATAAAGAGAAGGAAATTCCTTCATGTTGTTTGAAGGCTAAGGTTTCAGCCCCTGAACATGAGGGAAAGTGTCATTCTACTGTTGTTTCTGGATGGTTCTCACAATCTCAATCATCATCTG GTAAAGTTGTTTATTTCAACAATCCTATGTGGCCAG GAGAAGCACATTCAATAAAAGTAGAAAAAATATTGTACAAGGAAAAATCAGAGTTCCAAGAAGTTTTGGTTTTTGAG TCATTAACATATGGAAAAGTGCTTGTACTTGATGGAATTGTTCAATTGACTGAGAAGGATGAATGTGCTTACCAAGAGATGATAACTCATCTCCCACTTTGTTCAATTCAGTCCCCCAAAACA GTTTTAGTTGTTGGTGGTGGAGACGGCGGAGTTCTGAGGGAAGTGTGCCGCCACAGTTCTGTAACTCATGTTGATATTTGTGAGATAGATAAAATGGTTATTGAT GTTTCTAAGAAGTATTTTCCAGAATTAGCTGTTGGATTTGAAGATCCAAGAGTACACCTGCATGTTGGTGATG CTGTTGAATTTCTTAAATGTACTTCTGAAGGAAAGTATGATGCAATAATAGTTGATTCCTCTGATCCAGTTG GTCCTGCTCAAGAACTTGTAGAGAAACCATTTTTTGTGACATTAGCTAAGGCATTAAGACCTGGTGGAGTACTATGTAATATGGCAGAAAGTATGTGGCTTCATACTCACCTTATTCAAGATATGATATCAATTTGTCAACAAACTTTTGCTTCTGTACGTTATGCATGGACAAGTGTTCCGACATATCCAag TGGTTTGATAGGCTTTATCCTATGCTCAAAAGAGGGGCCACAAGTTGATTTTGTAAACCCTATCAATCCTATTGAAAAAGTTGAAGGCACTGCTAAGAACATAAGAGAACTTAGGTTCTATAATTCAGAG ATGCACAAAGCTGCATTTGCTTTACCAGCATTTTTGAAGAGGGAGGTGAAACTGCTGCGTGACACTGCATCTGTATCACATTGCAATAACAATGGATGTTAA